One Triticum dicoccoides isolate Atlit2015 ecotype Zavitan chromosome 3B, WEW_v2.0, whole genome shotgun sequence genomic window, CCGTCACAACGTCATGACAAAAGTAACATAAAACTGGAAGAACACAACCATTATCAGCGATGGAATCCTACACTCCGTTTAAGCTACTGGAGGTCGAGGCTGGAGAGGAGCTGAATAATTGTGTAAGGGCGAGAAACGCGAGATATTTCTTTAGAGACTCGCTCTTCTCTGCGGGACTTGAGGTTATACATGTAGATGTAATCACGAGAAAAATCATCGCTCTTTATGTAATAGATGCAGTTGGCGTCAATGGATGGGAATTTATCAGCATTAACAGACATGCACCTGCAATAACCACTGAGGAAGACGGCACGGTTGCCAATGTTTTCCACATGCTCAAATACATAACTCTCAGTGTCCATCTTGTAAACCTCCATGCCATCTTTTAGCTTCATGGTAGCATAGCATCACAGCGCCGCCGctgcgtttccccctctcctcccttccctccgccgccgcctgagGGCCTCCGAGGCACGGGTGCTCGGCCCCAATGATGGTGGCGGCGGGATCTGACGCCTCCTCTCCGTTGGAGGGCCTTGGTtccccggggcggcggccccaaCCGGTGGGCGCGGTGCAGCCGGCGGACTGCGCCGGCGGGCTCTGGTGGGCAGCCTCCCACGACCACGCGGGCAGCGTGGGGGCTGCGGACGCTGGCGCAGTGGCGGCTCCTCGCAATCCGTCATGGCTTCATGTAGAAGATCCGCCCCTGCTCCGATCTGTCCCGATCCGTGCTGGCGCCGGTCCTTGGCGGTTGCTTTTGGCGTCATTGCCGTCCTGGCAGATCTGGCGTGCGGGTGAGGTTCCGGGGAAAACCCCTAGCTGGCGCGGCGGTCTCCCCAAAGTCGACGCCTTTGGCGCCGATCCCCTTCCTGGAGGCTTTGGGGTGGATCCTCTCCCTTCCGCCGCCTCCTCGAGCTATCGCGAAAGCTTTTGTTCCCCTGTTCTGGGCGTCGACGGCACCCTGGCGTCgtgttccttcttgaaggcggcgaCTGGGAACAGCTCCTGGTGGCGGGGCTGCTGGTGGCGTGGTAGCGGTGCGACTTCGGCCTTCTACTTGGTGTTGCGCATTGCGTCACGGGACCAGCGGACggtttctttggtggagcggtgcttcatccatacattgatggcgacggatcttgacggcgtggcgcagtgcaaattcggagttcgatgtgggaggatggactcgcgcaggaggacgacgctgtcgggcgtcgtggtggcgtcgatggcagagagacctggcacgATAGATggaacagtacagctctgaagatggactcGTGGCAGGTGGCTACGGCGGCCTcagacccggcaggcgtcctggttgagtagTGCACCGGGCTGGTAGGTAATCCATaccaggcaggcgtcctggttgggacctcaggtcttatatgtttaggtttggctgcgatgtctgtttagtATTAGGCCCAcgctatcagcgccccttcatcaattgtataggtgtagcgacagttgttgcttagacggtggctttagtcttgttgttgtatgactttgtaagatcttgtgagaataattaataaagtgaccgtatgcatcgcccagatgcagaggccggggggcatcctccttttctaaaaaaaaaatcttAGACTCCATTAGGTAACAGCGGTTGTCATATCCTATCCAAAACTTCCATATGGATTCTTCCTCGAACATCATGGTATCTTCATCATCCGACTCAATGGGCTCAGCATTGAAAAACCTCATCGGATTAAAGATCCTCTTTGCCACGGCAAGCGGAAATGGTGCCACCGATCCCAACTCGCCGATAGTGTGGATACCTCTGACAGCCAGCCTGATCAAAGGGCAAGCATACCTGTCCTCAGACACGTCGTAAGATTCGCTATCAGGTTCAGCCATGTACACCCTACGAGGCGATTCGCGTAACcggacatcatcatcatcaatgtaCTTCCTGAATAACAAGATGATTGCGGGCGAAGAACCAGAGACAAGAGCAGCAGAGTCCACGAACTCGTCAGGTTGTGGCGCGGCGAAACGGACCAAGTAGCCCGTGAAAGAACTGAGGACACTGAAGCCGTGAGGGGATTTATCGTCCATCAAGACGAGGAGACCGTCCGGGGTGGTGCTGCCAATCAAATAGTCACGGAGCACCGGGAGCTCCTTGCGCAGGAACCGGCCGGTGGCGGTGTTCACCAGGAGGTGCGTGTTGCTTCAGGAGCTGCCGATGCTGACCCAGCGGCGGGGGTggacagggccggccctgagggggggcagggggggcggccgccccgggcccccgagtAGGAAGGGGCCCCCGATTGATTTGGTTTCCCTGTATACGTGTGATTGTTTTGCCGGTTGATTGATTCTCTAAAAGGAAACAAAAAATAATTGATGGATTAGCACGCCGTGCAGTCTTCTCGTCTTAATACTCTTCCTCCCCAATTGGCAACAAATCAGCCATGCCATGAATGACGGCGCCCCTCCCACTCGTCTAATTGTAATTTTTGGCTGCTAGGCGCCATTAGTGAAAGAAGGTAATGCGGTTTCCAGATTCCCATCAATCTTCTCTTCAATGCAAattttttctttctattcttgTTGGATCGTTCGTTTCCTGAAGATTATCCTCGTGCGACTCTCTTTGTTATACTCCAGTTTCTTGTATTGATTGGGATTAGAAAACAGAAACTTGGACTTCTGTTCGTGACGCAACAGCAAAATTTTGCGATTTCAATTTTTCTAGCCATCCAGGTAccttgttccatgcctttcttagcACTTTTATTTAATTAGCAGTACTCTTAATTTCTTGTATCATATGTTGTGTGCTGATTAGCAAGATTGCCATTCATTTAGCAAGATGCTATCCAGAAAAAATCCATCTGATAATTGAGGAAAAACATGCATATGAGTTAATTGAGTCCCACATGAGTTGTTCGCATTTTAAGATACAAGTGCTCTACGGATTCCCTGCAAAAATAAACAATATTTCTACTGCTAGGAACTCCAAGGAGTTAGCTTTAGTTGTTGTTCAAGAGCAACTAGTGAAAACTATAGGAAGATAAAAAAATTAGTAGGCATGATAGTGCTATTATAATTCACCTAATAATACAAATATATACAGTATAAGGGTGGATTGACAAGATCCACTTTTACTGTGAATGTTTATGACCCCAGTTTCTTAATAGTCAAAAAGACAAGGCATCATAAATTATAGTCTGCCAAATATTTATTTGCAATTGAAATAGACATAAAATATGCACATGTTTATGTGGCTTTAGGGCCCCTTCGTGTTGTCTCGCCCCGGGCCCCGGAAATCCCAGGACCGGCCCTAGGGTGGAAGCGAGGGTCCGGGGTGCCCTTCGGGCCGTCCGTGGCGGCGCGCCAGCTATGGCAGACGGCGCGGAGGTCCATGTAGTAGTCAAGGTCGCCGGTGGCCAGGAAGTCGCCGGCGATGCGGCGATGTTGGCAGCAAATACAGAAACCAAAATGGTGGAGGGAGTCAGCGGGGGTAATACTGATAGCAGTAGATGTGGATCCTTTGTCCATGGAAATTGCAGGGCGTTAGAACATCAACCGGCGCGGCCGCCATTGGGGCTGCTTGAACAGAGCAGAGAGCGCAGAGGAATGGACTCACCGTGGCAAGGTCGGCGATGCAGCGACAGCATGGGCGCGGTGGTGCCGACGCCGGCCGTTGTGGAGGGCGTGGTGCCGGGTGCGGCGAAGCCCCCGCGAGATCTGCGCGGATAGCCGGGAGTCGGGTGAGGGAAACGCCGGTCCCGGCCGGATTGAGGCGAACGGAAGAGTGGGGGGAAGGGGATTCGACACGGGGTTTAACGGAAAATAatcctatgagaccaggtctcacggtttagcaggtgagacccattctgatggatgacacgtggtattcacaaatcacaaagcatctatccCACCCCCCCACCTGAAATCTGGGGGGgtgagattagatgctttgtgatttgtgaataccacgtgtcatccatcagggcgggtctcacctgctttatatgagacctggtttcatataatttttttccgggTTTAACCGACCCCTGCCTTAGGGATCAGGGATCGGTTTATGGGAGAATCCCCGAATTCTGGCGAAAGAACCGGGTCTTATTTGGGGTTCAAATAAGGCTGGTCACATGGAAGAAGCAAGGCCGATCCGAACGCGACGACCAGTGAACGTTTTGTGTGGTTTTTGACTGTTCGGGTCGGTGAAGGGGGTGGCCGGCGTCTTCATTTTGGCAGGGCGCCCGACCAGTCGACCCATTTGGTCCGTCGGCCGTTTTGTTTTGTCTTTTCTTACCAAAATTTCAACAATTTACATTTTACGTATACAAATACAAATAAAAAGATCGATAGATTTTAGACATCAAATAAATAGTTCACAACCAAATAAAATTGAAATTGTCATAAATtgtccacatatgctcaaccaaattattttgAACTTGAATGTGAGTTGCACAATCACGCATTTCATGATGAAATTGGATAAACTCTGTAAACGTTGCTAGTCCATCCGCAGGCTCTACATTTTCACCTTGGTAATCTAACCCTTGGTCATAGATGTTGGCATCATGCGATCACAGAAGCAGTCATCATATTTCACATCTTGCATTGGCTCCATGCCCTAGCAGGGTACCGAACAATAGcccatcgagattggagcacaccgaaGGCACGCTCCACATCTTTCCCAGCACTCTCTTGTGCTTGTGAAAATCTAGCTCGCTTCTCTCCTGGAGATTGTTTTTACAagagttgaccactgaggatagataccgccAGCTAGgcagtatcccttgttgtagtggTGGCCACTGACCCCAGGGCAGTTATCTTCTGCAAGCCATGCGGACAAAGAccgttgaagcacgttgatatcattgtgagaacctgtcaTGCTGAAGAAAGAGTGTCAAAACCAGAAGTCTTATGATACCACGGTTCAAGTATGACCATGCAAGCTTTAAATTGCCCCTTATACTACTCCTGCCAAGCAAATGAACAATTCTTGCACTTTCAGTGCATATAATCTATGCTACCTAGCATTCCCAGAAAGAACCTAGATTCATTGATCGCCAACACCAAGGTTGTATCTGCAACATTTGGTTCTCTCAAATACTCCGAGCCAAACATAACAATCATAACTTTGCAGAACCTATACAATGATTGAAGGCATGTGGACTCACTCATCCATGCATACTCATCAAGAAGATCACCAGGAATTCCGTATGCAAACATCCGGATAGTCGCAGTGCATTTCTCATAAGAGGAGGAGCCAACCCTTCCGTGGGAACCATTCTTGCATCTTAAATAATCCGTACTCCACCACTCCCTCTTGGATACAGTTGAACACATGTCTAGCCATCCAAAAAGCATCACCGAAAAAGCTTGACATTATAGAGTGGGGACATGCACTAGGAATAATCGTTGTAGAGTAGGCAATGGCCACTCTCCCTATTATGATTCAAGGACGGAGCATGGCTCGGGATTGACCCCCTAAACATTGGCCACATCCTAGAAATGTGCTCATTGACGACCATGGTAGTAATTATAAAAGTCCTTTAAGATATGATTGAAACATTTTGCTTATATGAATTTTATTAATGATTGATGGTTCATGTTAAACATGTGACATTTCTATTTTTGATGTCAAATTAAGGTTATTTATGTAACTTATACCCCCGCTCCCCAAATACAATTTTTTTTTTGTCAATCCTTGATGAAATTAATGAGGGGCTAAGTAGGAATATCGTTAACAAATCTGTATTGGAAGTGTAAATAGACTTGCATTTGGGTGAAGATGAAAAACTTGCTTGTGCTTATGCTATCAACACGGCAGGTATCAACTACTATTTTTGTTCAAGCTTCATTAGTCATTACTTTTGATTTGTCTCCAAGAACACGAACCAATGGGACACACAATGGTAAAATTGTTACTACAAAAAAAGCTGGTTTACAAAGATTTTAAAATATTAGATCTCTTGCTTATATTATTGGCATCTCCATTTCTTCCCGGACCACTTCAGCGGCGCTTATAATTAACTAAATGGGACAACAACAGTTGTTGTTGTCATTGCAGAAAGCCTCGGGGACCGGCGACATGTTGCCGCTGCCACAGAACCTCTTGCAGCTCTCGTCGGTGCAGTTTGGGAAGTATTTGGAGTAGCACGAAGCCGGCAGGGGAAAAGCACGGGGTTTATCCATCTGCATATGGGTGTAAAGAAACAAATGGTTAAAAAAATGTATAGATTCGATCTCCAATctgaaaaaaagattgcttcatcgTCTGATCTTAACAGCGACATTGCAAATTAAATAGAAAATTTTAAGTGATTAACCTTTTTGTCGGCGTCGCATGAGGAGAAAAGAAGGGTGGCAGCCATGACCACCATGAGGGCGGCCACGAAGCAGCACAGGGCGCTCGTGTTCTTCTTCAGCATCGCCATATGTATAGTACAGGAGGAGGCTAACTACACTTTGCGTACGTACAGTTCTTCTTTTCCCTGTGTTGTTCTTTGTGATTTGTGTGTGTTTATATAGACCCGTGAATACATTGGTGTGTGCCTGCCTAGCTATAAGCATGAATTAAATGTTTTATTAATGCTTTAATTCAAGTAACAAATAAATGGATATATATCCTTTTTTACGGGAATGGATGTATATGTTGTGTATGGACAAGTGGATAGCTACTGCATGGATGCTAATGGAAGAACTTACTAATTGTGATTATTAGTACTTATCTTTGACAATGATTTTTATTCAAATTTAAGAGTGACCTAAAATGTGTTATAAAAGTTTACAGACAGATTATATTTTTAGCTGCTAAATATGCTAGAGTACGGAATACTCCTTGCACATTTTCATTTGAGAATCATTACTTCTTGCAGTTGTTGCCTCATGGGCTAACCCACAGAATACAGGTGCTGCTGTGTATGCTCAGAGCGAGTGGTACCGCTCGCGTCGCTCGCTCCGGGCCTGTCCCAGCGAGCCAGTGCAGTATGTTTTTGTTTGTCAATTCTTTTCTTTGGTCCCTCTGATTTATAATTTTGAAACAAATCATGACTATAATAAAAAATTAAATTAAAAAAGTTCACataaatttcaaaaatatttctgAATTCAAACAATGTTCTTGTATTCAGACAATGTTCATGAATTCACTTATTTTTTTGAAATTCAATTTTTTTCATCAATTCAGAAATTATTCAAGATTTCTGAAAAATATTCACAACTAAAAAGAGTTTGAGTATTAGAAAAATGTAGATGAAAATTCAGAACTACTCATGTGAATTCAACAAATGTCCCCTAAAAACTTTTGAAATACTGAATTGTTTTTGGAAAAATAACATTCGAAAAAATTATGAATTTTTCTGAAATTTagaacaattttggaaaatatatttTTGTAGTTGTGACCAAAATTTGAAGTTTTAAGCATTTTTAAAAAAATGAGCATATTTTGAAAAATGAACATGTTTTGTAAATTTAGTttttttgtcaaaatatgaagaaaATTGAAAATTTGGAACAGTTTTTTAAAAAATGTTATTTTTTCAAATGTCTTTGAACAATCTGGATATTCcgaaaaattttggaaatgtgaacaattttgaaatttgtgaacattatTTAATActatgaatatttttttaaagttATGAAAATTATTTGAAATTGTGAAGAATTTTTAAAAAATCCGAAGAGTTTTTGGAAGGTAAGGAAATTAATAGGTAGCTTACTCTCACTGTGGCTAGCCTAATAGTGAACATTCGAAGACACGGTGGAGGAGGAGCCCACGCTAGCGTCTAAGTTAGTGTTTCGACGGGCATAGAAAGAGCAGCGATACAATCTCTTCCTCCTCAAGTAGCACCGGCTAGCGAAGGGGGAGATCTACAGCGAGCGCACAAGCGTGGAAGCCGTGGCAGCCATGGTCGCAGCGAACCCAAACTTCGTTGCCGAGCAGTAGGCGCTCTACGAGGCCGCCCGCGCTCAATCCGCCGCTCGCAATACACATGCAACACAGCAGGACACGAAGGTCGTGCTGGCTGCGCTGGCGATCGCGGACGAGAACACCACCAGCTACGCGTTCTATGCGCCGCCAAACACTGCTCGACCATGCCGGCGAGATGATGAGTGTCGGCCCCTCCACTTCCATCGTGCGCCTCATGTCCACCAGCCACAGATAGGTCGCAGACACcgacgaggatgagtagggcatgggaggtggcAGAGTATTGTGTCCCAATTCGGCCGGTCTATCTCCCATGTTTTACTCTTCCCCCGCggcgaccgcaccttcacttcgcgGGTACTCATGGAGACAGTAGTTGGATGACCCATTCGTAGGAAGGGAACAACAAGGACTTGGACAACGGACGCCGCTGTAAGCTAGGTTTAGGTCCGGTCCCCCTTTTTCTTAATGAAAATTgtctgaaatgtaatgaatttcgtctggTTTGTATATATGAAAATCATCCGATTTGCTTGTAGTTCGTCTGGTTTATAGAAACTCAGCTTGAAATGTATGCAGATAGCTTTGGATGGTCGTATCGTGCGTCTGTGTNNNNNNNNNNNNNNNNNNNNNNNNNNNNNNNNNNNNNNNNNNNNNNNNNNNNNNNNNNNNNNNNNNNNNNNNNNNNNNNNNNNNNNNNNNNNNNNNNNNNNNNNNNNNNNNNNNNNNNNNNNNNNNNNNNNNNNNNNNNNNNNNNNNNNNNNNNNNNNNNNNNNNNNNNNNNNNNNNNNNNNNNNNNNNNNNNNNNNNNNNNNNNNNNNNNNNNNNNNNNNNNNNNNNNNNNNNNNNNNNNNNNNNNNNNNNNNNNNNNNNNNNNNNNNNNNNNNNNNNNNNNNNNNNNNNNNNNNNNNNNNNNNNNNNNNNNNNNNNNNNNNNNNNNNNNNNNNNNNNNNNNNNNNNNNNNNNNNNNNNNNNNNNNNNNNNNNNNNNNNNNNNNNNNNNNNNNNNNNNNNNNNNNNNNNNNNNNNNNNNNNNNNNNNNNNNNNNNNNNNNNNNNNNNNNNNNNNNNNNNNNNNNNNNNNNNNNNNNNNNNCTGGTCCACGGACGGATGCGGTGTCTGGTTTACGGgtcagtgttggagatgccctaatattATCTTTCTGAGGTCATCCTGCAAGGCTCACCTTCGACTTCTCGATGCCTGCAAAAGCATGCGACGTCTCAATCGCCTATGGTGAGAATGGTTTTTGGTACATGTCGAGTTAGTCCTGCAGCTTGAGCTCGGCGCACTCTACTTTGCTCACTTCTGGCAAGGACAACCAAAGTAAGGTACACATAACGAAGATGGTAATTCAGCACCCCAGGCATTGAGAGTGACTGGTTGTAAGAGTAATAGAAACTTGGGTGTTGATTGGTGAGGTTCCCTTATTTGCATTGGAAGTGGCTAAAATGATTGTATGAATGCTGGTTGATTAATATATGTATAAGTGCATTCAATTAAAAAAAAAAGAGTGGGTGGCCCTGATTATAGCATCAATATTAGCAGCCCCAGCTGTACTTTATGAATTATTAGCATGTTTGTGCAAAATATTTCTTATTTATACACATGCCCGTACTTATAGCCGCCAGCTGTACTTTATGAATCATCGATCTGATCATTTGGGCACATGACAGTCGCAACCGCGCACGCTCATCGATGATCGGATCATTCACATGACAACATCTGCAGCCACGTCTGGATTATGGACGGAGTTTTTTTTCCTTTTAAGTACTGTTTTTTTTAAGGACAGCATATTTCCCTAACATGCATGCATTTTTCCATTTGATTCTCTGCATTTGCATCATATGTTCTTCTTT contains:
- the LOC119280796 gene encoding uncharacterized protein LOC119280796 is translated as MAMLKKNTSALCCFVAALMVVMAATLLFSSCDADKKMDKPRAFPLPASCYSKYFPNCTDESCKRFCGSGNMSPVPEAFCNDNNNCCCPI